From a region of the Thermodesulfobacteriota bacterium genome:
- a CDS encoding RluA family pseudouridine synthase, giving the protein MNDQVLNFYIPSWPVLFSDNHLLALYKPAGLLVQGDRTGDATLIAMGREWVKRQYHKPGNVFLGMVHRLDRPVAGVVLFCRTSKAAGRVSEQFRSGQTRKKYMAVLEGKLKDQSGRLVNHLERRGNSGRVVTRATSTSDEARLSFRLLDTAGDSSLVEIDLETGRHHQIRLQFAHIGHPVLGDLRYGASGPLPEKQIALFAASLTVTHPTLGRELTFSAPLPRKWPWPKIPSGGEAPPWNWREIESEVSPQLSSTQ; this is encoded by the coding sequence ATGAATGATCAGGTTCTCAATTTTTATATACCGTCATGGCCGGTTCTCTTTTCCGATAACCACCTTCTGGCCCTTTATAAACCAGCCGGGCTTCTGGTTCAAGGGGATCGTACCGGAGACGCTACGTTAATCGCTATGGGCCGGGAGTGGGTGAAGCGGCAATATCACAAACCGGGGAACGTTTTCCTGGGAATGGTGCATCGCCTTGACCGGCCGGTGGCCGGGGTGGTGCTTTTCTGCCGCACCTCCAAGGCCGCCGGTCGCGTCAGCGAACAGTTCCGGTCCGGTCAGACGCGGAAAAAGTATATGGCCGTGCTGGAAGGAAAATTAAAAGATCAATCCGGACGGCTGGTTAACCATCTGGAACGCCGGGGTAACTCCGGTCGGGTGGTGACGCGGGCGACGTCAACCAGCGATGAAGCCCGGCTTTCCTTCCGGCTTCTGGACACCGCCGGCGATTCAAGCCTGGTTGAGATCGACCTTGAAACCGGCCGGCACCACCAGATCCGACTCCAGTTCGCCCACATCGGTCATCCGGTTCTGGGAGACTTACGATATGGCGCCTCCGGTCCCCTGCCGGAAAAGCAGATTGCCCTTTTTGCCGCCAGCCTCACCGTAACCCATCCCACCCTCGGCCGGGAACTGACCTTTTCCGCCCCCCTGCCCCGGAAATGGCCCTGGCCGAAAATACCCTCTGGCGGTGAAGCCCCCCCCTGGAACTGGCGGGAAATCGAGTCGGAAGTGTCGCCGCAGTTATCTTCAACACAATGA
- a CDS encoding B12-binding domain-containing radical SAM protein — MKAVVLIPPVYDFYFTPHRSAGLGAEILCKLLQAKGWQTRLLNFPLESKKGVNQDLPSALGYLKPYLMEGETGQLSFFTRYQRFGPAPEDCVRQVLADAPDLILISCFAFCYASAAVDLAAKLRKADPRPVIACGGAGVSAHPEYFIRHPAVDYAFTGEAEVFLPDFLETIASGSRDFSRIANLFWKNSDGLITAPSGTRQTLPGEIAFTLKKTMETTAAVYFSTTLSRGCPKKCRFCSNFISHGRQFRTIPPATIEATLAGMKIARETRGKPVYINFEDDNFLCDPAYFFSVLDRFRAVFPEAGFLAENGIDYTLITPDLLDRLIRSGFRQFNLSMVSTDEKLLDRENRSASRQLYETITATLKRNNLPCITYFICGLKNDTREKVAATLAYLAGQETRVGISLFYPVPGIPDYQDKSFFDGIDPCRCAGSSAYPWNGSLTTRELVTAFRLSRLVNLMKSERRTDADRTLIAKSIRERRLYTESRNRGGREIVPVPDMDEELLDLFFGKLQSGAV, encoded by the coding sequence TTGAAAGCAGTCGTTCTTATCCCGCCGGTATACGATTTTTACTTCACCCCCCATCGCTCCGCCGGTCTGGGCGCGGAAATCCTGTGTAAACTTCTGCAAGCCAAAGGCTGGCAGACCCGGTTGTTGAATTTCCCGCTGGAATCGAAAAAAGGCGTAAACCAGGATCTCCCTTCCGCCCTGGGTTATCTGAAACCCTATCTGATGGAAGGCGAGACCGGCCAGCTCTCGTTTTTTACCCGCTATCAACGATTCGGTCCCGCGCCTGAAGACTGCGTCAGGCAGGTACTGGCTGATGCCCCTGATCTGATATTGATTTCCTGTTTTGCCTTCTGTTACGCCAGCGCCGCCGTCGATCTCGCCGCCAAATTGCGAAAGGCCGATCCGCGCCCTGTGATTGCCTGCGGCGGCGCCGGGGTCAGTGCCCATCCTGAATATTTTATCCGTCATCCGGCTGTTGATTACGCCTTTACCGGAGAAGCGGAAGTCTTTCTGCCGGACTTTCTGGAAACCATTGCCTCAGGTTCGCGTGACTTCAGCCGGATTGCCAATCTGTTTTGGAAAAACAGCGACGGGCTGATCACCGCCCCGTCCGGTACCCGACAGACGCTTCCGGGAGAAATCGCCTTTACTCTCAAAAAGACGATGGAAACCACCGCCGCGGTTTACTTTTCAACAACCCTCAGCCGGGGATGCCCCAAAAAATGCCGCTTCTGTTCCAACTTCATTTCTCACGGCAGGCAGTTTCGTACCATCCCGCCGGCAACCATCGAGGCGACCCTGGCCGGAATGAAAATTGCCCGGGAGACACGCGGGAAACCGGTTTATATCAACTTTGAAGATGATAATTTCCTCTGCGATCCCGCGTATTTTTTTTCGGTGCTGGACCGTTTCAGGGCCGTGTTCCCGGAGGCCGGTTTTCTGGCTGAAAACGGCATTGACTATACGCTGATCACACCCGACCTGCTGGACCGGTTGATCCGGTCCGGCTTCAGACAGTTCAACCTTTCCATGGTCAGCACCGACGAAAAACTGCTTGATCGTGAAAACAGGTCGGCCAGTCGGCAGCTTTACGAGACCATTACCGCCACCCTGAAGCGCAACAACCTTCCCTGTATCACCTACTTTATCTGCGGTTTGAAAAACGACACCCGGGAGAAGGTGGCGGCGACTCTGGCGTACCTTGCCGGGCAGGAGACCCGGGTGGGGATCTCCCTGTTTTATCCCGTTCCGGGCATCCCGGATTATCAGGACAAATCTTTTTTTGACGGAATTGATCCCTGCCGGTGCGCGGGATCATCCGCCTATCCCTGGAACGGATCCCTGACCACCCGGGAACTGGTCACGGCCTTCCGGCTGAGCCGCCTGGTCAATCTGATGAAATCGGAACGGCGGACCGACGCGGACCGGACGCTGATCGCGAAATCAATTCGCGAACGGCGGTTGTACACGGAATCGCGGAATCGCGGCGGCAGGGAAATAGTGCCGGTCCCGGATATGGATGAGGAGCTGCTGGATCTTTTTTTCGGTAAGCTGCAATCGGGCGCCGTTTAA
- the rsmG gene encoding 16S rRNA (guanine(527)-N(7))-methyltransferase RsmG, translating to MAELLRRSGIVLTSGQLEQLWIYHTLIRRHNAELNLTRIHNFSNMVLKLYADSILPGRLMRLPDSLLDLGTGPGMPGIPLKIVNPQLKIILAESRGKRVDFLKMAVERLKLDNVTVVGRSITADFETPVRGVITRAVEEIGVTLGRISGCLSSGGLAIFMKGPECDAEVAEAVEQFPSRFRLSQNIDYQIPHTPHARRLIVFERTDEPVRERRSTAMNRHVFRRVESDQNSFFKELKRLQSGRGIKKEGLALISGSKQVKETLRDFPGQCRAWISAEHHLPPPADLPAPVVWYQLAGALFKEIDTIGTDAPLLMVTTPPVRRWEPSEGLPAGCSLLVPFQDPENVGAVIRSAMAFGVDHIILLSESAHPYHPRALRASGGAVLKADLMEGPALKDIPGDLPVIALSAEGEDISTVTFPRTFAFLPGMEGQGLPLHFRKRAVAIPIDKAVESLNAATAVAIAFYAWKQKRG from the coding sequence ATGGCGGAACTTCTGCGCCGGTCCGGCATCGTTCTTACTTCAGGTCAACTGGAACAGCTCTGGATATACCATACCCTGATTCGCCGGCACAATGCGGAATTGAATCTGACCCGCATCCATAATTTTTCCAATATGGTCCTGAAACTTTATGCGGACTCTATCTTACCTGGCCGGCTCATGCGCCTTCCGGATTCGCTTCTTGACCTGGGCACCGGTCCCGGCATGCCGGGCATACCGCTTAAAATCGTTAATCCCCAGCTGAAAATAATCCTGGCGGAGAGCCGCGGCAAGCGTGTGGACTTTCTGAAAATGGCGGTGGAACGGCTGAAGCTGGACAACGTTACCGTAGTCGGCAGAAGCATTACCGCTGATTTTGAAACCCCGGTCCGGGGGGTGATCACCCGGGCCGTGGAAGAGATCGGCGTCACCCTGGGCCGGATCAGTGGCTGCCTTTCGTCCGGAGGCCTGGCCATCTTTATGAAAGGCCCGGAATGTGATGCCGAAGTTGCCGAAGCCGTTGAACAATTTCCTTCACGGTTTCGTTTGTCGCAGAATATCGACTACCAGATACCCCATACGCCCCACGCCAGGCGGCTGATCGTGTTTGAGCGGACGGATGAACCCGTCCGGGAAAGAAGGTCCACGGCCATGAACCGGCATGTGTTTCGTCGCGTCGAGAGCGATCAGAACAGTTTTTTTAAAGAGTTAAAACGCCTCCAGTCCGGTCGGGGAATTAAAAAGGAAGGGCTGGCCCTGATCTCCGGATCCAAACAGGTGAAAGAAACGCTTCGGGATTTTCCCGGGCAATGCCGGGCCTGGATCAGCGCCGAACACCACCTGCCGCCTCCGGCGGACCTGCCGGCGCCTGTCGTCTGGTATCAACTGGCCGGCGCATTATTTAAGGAAATCGATACCATCGGAACGGACGCGCCCCTCCTGATGGTGACCACCCCTCCTGTTCGGCGCTGGGAACCGTCCGAAGGCCTCCCAGCGGGCTGTTCCCTGCTGGTACCGTTTCAGGACCCGGAGAATGTCGGAGCCGTTATCCGGTCGGCAATGGCCTTTGGCGTCGACCACATTATTCTCCTGTCGGAAAGCGCCCATCCTTATCATCCCAGGGCGCTGAGGGCATCCGGCGGTGCCGTCCTGAAAGCGGACCTGATGGAGGGGCCGGCCCTGAAAGACATCCCCGGCGATCTGCCGGTCATCGCTCTTTCCGCTGAAGGGGAGGATATTTCAACCGTAACATTCCCCCGGACCTTCGCTTTTCTGCCGGGGATGGAAGGGCAGGGGTTGCCGCTTCATTTCCGGAAGCGGGCGGTGGCTATTCCCATTGACAAAGCGGTGGAATCCCTGAACGCCGCCACCGCTGTTGCGATCGCGTTTTATGCCTGGAAACAAAAGAGGGGTTAG
- a CDS encoding DUF4382 domain-containing protein → MKNHYHYFRILPVLFLCLLLSACGGGGGGSSDGGIGTMSLYLTDAATEEYSAVYVTIDEVQVHQGDADGEADEGGEWTTVAVPETTYNLLELVNGVMEQLGLTNLPAGVYTQVRLYLGDTPDTGRNILNGSHPFANYVIDTDDNEVHELKVPSAYQSGIKLVHEFEVLSGRTIELILDFDASASVFKAGQSDQYILKPVIKIVDTAGNAIVSGTVTGPNNTEGIRVSAQTFHPAATDDKDRVQIAASTLTDEDGRYSMYLEEGEEYTVVAYAPGYSPACDTFRAEAGSAYTQNFVLQAASTGIIAGTVLITGGDQYAGATLSFRMERQCGEGLREMEVDAVNVSNGMNNGNNIAAGEYDLTLPVDTYKLVAGSPGRTTQVEDAIVLIPGRTTTVNVIFP, encoded by the coding sequence ATGAAAAACCATTACCATTATTTCCGGATTCTCCCCGTACTGTTCCTGTGCCTGCTGCTGTCCGCCTGCGGCGGCGGTGGCGGCGGATCGTCCGATGGCGGGATCGGGACCATGTCCTTATATCTTACCGATGCCGCTACCGAGGAATACAGCGCTGTTTATGTCACCATCGATGAAGTCCAGGTCCACCAGGGAGACGCGGATGGAGAAGCCGACGAAGGCGGCGAGTGGACCACCGTGGCGGTCCCGGAAACAACTTACAACCTGCTGGAACTGGTCAACGGCGTCATGGAACAGCTCGGCCTGACGAACCTCCCGGCCGGGGTCTACACCCAGGTCCGCCTCTATCTGGGGGATACCCCGGACACCGGCCGGAACATCCTCAACGGTTCCCATCCCTTCGCCAATTACGTGATCGACACGGATGATAACGAGGTGCACGAACTGAAAGTGCCCAGCGCCTATCAGTCCGGCATAAAACTGGTGCACGAATTTGAAGTCTTGTCCGGCCGAACGATTGAACTGATCCTGGATTTTGACGCCTCCGCTTCGGTTTTCAAAGCCGGCCAGAGCGATCAGTACATTCTCAAACCCGTCATCAAAATCGTTGACACCGCCGGCAACGCCATCGTCAGCGGGACGGTAACCGGCCCGAACAACACCGAGGGCATAAGGGTTTCGGCCCAGACATTTCATCCGGCGGCGACAGATGATAAAGACCGGGTTCAGATCGCCGCCTCCACGCTCACTGATGAAGACGGGCGCTATTCCATGTATCTGGAAGAGGGTGAAGAATATACCGTCGTGGCTTACGCCCCGGGTTATTCCCCGGCATGCGATACCTTCCGGGCAGAGGCCGGGTCCGCCTACACGCAGAATTTCGTGCTCCAGGCCGCCTCGACTGGAATTATTGCGGGGACTGTGCTGATAACCGGCGGAGATCAATACGCCGGCGCCACCCTCAGCTTCCGAATGGAGCGTCAGTGCGGTGAAGGGCTCCGGGAGATGGAAGTCGACGCGGTCAATGTTTCAAACGGAATGAATAACGGGAACAATATCGCCGCCGGTGAATACGACCTGACCCTGCCCGTGGACACCTATAAGCTGGTAGCCGGTTCACCGGGGAGAACGACCCAGGTGGAAGATGCGATCGTACTGATACCGGGGAGAACGACGACCGTGAATGTCATATTCCCCTGA
- a CDS encoding flavin reductase family protein, with product MPDLDKRVFKDLSYGLYIVTACDGERLNGQLVNTVIQVTSDPPRIGVIINKKNLTHEFIMKSRVFAACVVEENVSLQFLGPFGFRSGRDIDKFKGLAFSTGKNGCPILNDHILSWAEASVINDVDVGTHTIFIGDVVNTGFFKEGNPLTYTYYHHYLKGKTSANAPTYNSVTK from the coding sequence ATGCCGGATCTGGACAAGAGAGTCTTTAAGGATTTGAGCTATGGGTTGTATATCGTCACAGCATGTGATGGCGAGCGGCTGAACGGTCAACTGGTGAACACGGTCATTCAGGTCACATCGGACCCGCCCCGCATCGGCGTGATCATCAATAAAAAGAACCTGACCCATGAATTTATCATGAAGAGCCGGGTTTTTGCCGCCTGCGTCGTGGAAGAGAACGTTTCCCTGCAGTTTCTCGGGCCTTTCGGGTTCCGATCAGGGCGCGACATTGATAAATTCAAGGGCCTTGCCTTCAGCACCGGAAAAAACGGATGCCCGATTCTAAACGATCATATTCTGTCGTGGGCCGAGGCCAGCGTGATCAACGACGTGGATGTCGGCACGCATACCATTTTCATCGGTGACGTGGTCAACACCGGATTCTTCAAGGAGGGGAACCCCCTGACCTACACCTATTATCATCACTACCTGAAAGGGAAAACGTCCGCTAACGCGCCGACTTACAATTCCGTGACGAAGTGA
- a CDS encoding C40 family peptidase, with the protein MREKDFLKETSKYLGIPYRIGGSTRKGTDCSGLIRQIYGDLFSLDLPHNAAAQKKFTQKVPQQELKAGDLVFFGSKNGRINHIGAYLSDGKFIHASRKSGVTISRLSDPYWRKRFVCSGRIPGIELNESETYCDADNQGSPGNHFRWSMATLQSDTGSGMSSDVLLDSFVDLKMETFFLMQDLQPFQSGLLDPPTEGKFIGNMEQFSLRHGVRLSTGWTPFTWLQLAPYWTYVIDSDPALERSSDMTNMGLSAEIVHPDLRWSFSFAAQPSQYSLQTERSYLWDTDWRDMDLFFGCRYRISDTWKFSLFGTGRFGMEETDTFSSLGNRELSLLPDGIDELAVRLDFAF; encoded by the coding sequence GTGCGTGAAAAAGATTTTCTAAAAGAAACAAGTAAATACCTGGGAATTCCCTACCGGATAGGCGGAAGTACACGAAAAGGAACCGATTGTTCCGGTCTGATCCGGCAGATTTACGGTGACCTTTTCAGCCTCGATCTTCCCCACAATGCGGCGGCGCAAAAGAAATTTACCCAGAAAGTGCCGCAGCAGGAATTAAAAGCAGGCGATCTGGTGTTCTTCGGCTCCAAAAACGGCAGGATTAATCATATCGGCGCCTACCTGTCCGACGGAAAATTTATTCATGCCTCCAGAAAAAGCGGAGTAACCATTTCCAGGCTTTCCGACCCCTACTGGCGGAAACGGTTCGTCTGCTCCGGACGTATTCCCGGGATTGAACTCAATGAATCCGAAACCTATTGCGACGCGGACAATCAGGGGTCGCCGGGAAATCATTTTCGATGGAGCATGGCTACGCTTCAGTCGGACACAGGATCGGGAATGTCCAGTGATGTCCTGTTGGATTCCTTTGTCGATCTGAAAATGGAAACTTTCTTTCTGATGCAGGATCTGCAGCCCTTCCAGTCAGGCCTTCTGGACCCGCCAACTGAAGGAAAATTCATCGGTAATATGGAACAATTCTCCCTCCGCCACGGGGTCCGACTGTCCACGGGCTGGACGCCTTTTACCTGGCTTCAACTGGCGCCCTACTGGACTTATGTCATTGACAGCGATCCGGCGCTGGAACGGTCCTCGGACATGACGAACATGGGCTTGAGCGCCGAAATCGTCCATCCGGATCTGCGGTGGTCATTCTCCTTCGCCGCCCAACCCTCCCAATACTCTCTTCAAACCGAACGGTCTTATCTGTGGGACACGGACTGGCGTGACATGGATCTGTTTTTCGGGTGCCGTTACCGGATTTCGGATACCTGGAAATTCTCCCTGTTCGGAACCGGAAGATTCGGCATGGAAGAAACAGATACCTTCTCTTCGCTCGGCAATAGAGAGTTGAGCCTGCTGCCGGATGGCATTGATGAACTGGCCGTTCGCCTGGACTTTGCTTTTTAA